TGATCCGCCACATCGTCTTCTTCAGTGCGCCGCCCGGCGGCGATGTCGTCGCCATCCGCGACGGCCTGATGGCGCTGGCCGAGATTCCGTTCTCCACCCATTTCGAGGTGGCGCTCAACCGCAAGGTCGATCCGCTGTGCGACCAGATCGACGTGGTGGTCTACGCGGAATTTCCGGACGAGGCGGCGCTTGCCGCCTACAAGGCCCACCCAACCTATGACGCCACGACCCGGGCGGTGCGGCCGCTCCGCGAGCTGCGCTTTTCCGCGGATTTTCCGGCACAGCCCTGATCGAGACCGCCAAGGCGCCGTCTCCCGGTGCGCCTTTCGCCGCCCCGCGCCGAGATGTCGCGTGGAGCAACCGGCGTTAATCGATTTGACCAGACGGCATCGCCGCTGGATTCCTGACCACGTCGCGTTTAAGAAGCGGCTGCACGCGCGGCGCCTCCCAGGCATCGCAGCAGCCGCGCCGAATTGACCCCGGCCGCCTTGTCTTGGTCGGCTTACGCTCCGCAGGAGGACTATTCATGACCGTAAGAGTCGCAATCAACGGATTTGGCCGCATCGGCCGCAACATCGTACGCGCCATCTACGAGTCGGGTCGGA
This portion of the Mesorhizobium shangrilense genome encodes:
- a CDS encoding Dabb family protein, whose product is MIRHIVFFSAPPGGDVVAIRDGLMALAEIPFSTHFEVALNRKVDPLCDQIDVVVYAEFPDEAALAAYKAHPTYDATTRAVRPLRELRFSADFPAQP